The following proteins are co-located in the Actinomycetota bacterium genome:
- a CDS encoding zf-TFIIB domain-containing protein, giving the protein MVACPECGHAGSLGEFAYVAPAYEVGPTSLRRCPTCGGLFVVDHLEAEEKEPSSPPWGLSDVWGRKFTGKKREV; this is encoded by the coding sequence ATGGTAGCCTGTCCCGAATGCGGCCACGCGGGTTCCCTGGGGGAATTCGCCTACGTAGCTCCGGCCTACGAGGTGGGGCCCACCTCCCTCAGGCGGTGCCCCACCTGCGGCGGGCTCTTCGTCGTGGACCATCTCGAGGCGGAGGAGAAGGAGCCCTCTTCCCCGCCCTGGGGCCTGAGCGACGTCTGGGGCAGGAAGTTCACCGGGAAGAAAAGGGAGGTATGA